One genomic region from Phragmites australis chromosome 1, lpPhrAust1.1, whole genome shotgun sequence encodes:
- the LOC133890042 gene encoding uncharacterized protein LOC133890042: MARLFLACVVLLSFTMAVAAARPAATADDAPPAGNCDQELSDLIANCQDYIKFPANPKIQPSEACCAVIQRANIPCLCSKVTPTVETVLCMDKVVYVTNYCKRPLQPGSNCGSYHVPGSLA, from the exons ATGGCAAGGCTGTTTCTCGCGTGCGTGGTTCTCCTTAGCTTCACGATGGCCGTGGCGGCAGCgaggccggcggcgacggccgaCGACGCGCCACCGGCGGGCAACTGCGACCAGGAACTGAGTGACCTTATAGCCAACTGCCAGGACTACATAAAGTTCCCGGCGAATCCCAAGATCCAGCCGTCGGAGGCCTGCTGCGCCGTGATCCAGAGAGCGAACATACCGTGCCTCTGTTCCAAGGTCACCCCGACGGTCGAGACGGTCCTCTGCATGGACAAGGTCGTGTACGTCACCAACTACTGCAagaggcccctccagccaggaTCCAACTGCGGAA GCTATCACGTCCCTGGTTCGCTCGCTTAA
- the LOC133890053 gene encoding uncharacterized protein LOC133890053: protein MAKLLGLFSVLAFVVAMAIVGTQADDGCNDDFRNMVYECKQYVMFPANTKIPPSDGCCGVIQKANVPCLCYKVTKEIEKLVCMDKVVYVADYCKKPLQPGSQCGSYTVPGQ, encoded by the exons ATGGCAAAACTCCTGGGCTTGTTCTCTGTCCTCGCTTTTGTGGTAGCCATGGCCATTGTGGGCACCCAGGCCGATGACGGCTGCAACGACGACTTCAGGAACATGGTCTATGAATGCAAGCAATATGTGATGTTCCCTGCAAACACAAAGATACCCCCTTCAGATGGTTGTTGTGGTGTGATCCAGAAGGCAAATGTCCCGTGCTTATGCTATAAGGTCACCAAGGAGATTGAGAAGCTGGTGTGCATGGACAAGGTTGTGTACGTTGCCGACTATTGCAAGAAGCCACTGCAGCCTGGCTCTCAGTGCGGAA GCTACACTGTTCCAGGCCAATAA
- the LOC133890068 gene encoding uncharacterized protein LOC133890068, with product MARNSGLFLVLTFTVVVIAASARPATIGTKASCDLDLFALIPRCVLYVMPPDDPKETPSQACCDTYQKVDVPCLCSKVDEGIEEIISMAKVVYVADYCKRPFTPGTKCGSYTIPPKGQ from the exons ATGGCAAGAAATTCTGGTTTGTTCTTGGTCCTCACCTTCACAGTGGTTGTGATAGCAGCCAGCGCGAGACCAGCCACCATAGGCACCAAGGCCAGTTGCGACTTGGATCTCTTTGCCCTCATCCCGCGGTGCGTGCTGTATGTTATGCCTCCGGATGACCCCAAGGAGACGCCATCACAGGCGTGCTGCGATACGTACCAGAAGGTGGATGTTCCATGCCTGTGCTCCAAGGTCGACGAGGGCATCGAGGAGATCATAAGCATGGCGAAGGTCGTGTACGTCGCCGACTACTGCAAGAGGCCGTTCACGCCTGGCACCAAGTGTGGAA GCTACACCATTCCTCCTAAAGGCCAGTAA
- the LOC133922544 gene encoding uncharacterized protein LOC133922544 isoform X1, which yields MREGEATAMPAAPSPPPWVALPLVAPFLDAASLAAASCVSTSWHAAFAADYLWARLCRSHYPAALGLLRQLPDSDGAASDRQCSSSPHRLLFALFRSASSRSRALPSPRLALADVAFAVDIFTAGGKNILSFAVSADEAGDVKNADGLFLFGVDLSDRNAVIGSGDWRVMWTAVRTAHRGIAPAAVLMMDAKVPAARAAGAIRFGGRGDAGVAARLPAPGCGGARLEAEVVVELTGEEKLVEKVSQLKRGSHLRETFLAKALSILSENNIRMLWPTPSGVKISALLTKGLLPTRSMILTFCQTCRSAIIVQLDLY from the exons ATGCGCGAGGGCGAGGCAACAGCAATGCCGGCGGCGCCGTCCCCTCCTCCATGGGTGGCGCTCCCCCTCGTCGCGCCCTTCCTCGACGCCGCGTCCCTCGCGGCGGCCTCCTGCGTCTCCACCTCCTGGCACGCCGCCTTCGCAGCAGACTACCTCTGGGCGCGGCTCTGCCGGTCGCACTACCCCGCAGCGCTCGGCCTCCTCCGCCAGCTCCCCGACAGTGACGGCGCCGCCAGCGACCGGCAGTGCTCCTCCTCCCCGCACCGCCTCCTCTTCGCGCTGTTCCGGTCCGCGTCCTCCCGCTCCCGGGCTCTCCCCTCCCCGCGCCTCGCTCTCGCCGACGTCGCGTTCGCCGTCGACATCTTCACGGCCGGTGGGAAGAACATCCTGTCCTTCGCGGTCTCCGCCGACGAGGCCGGCGATGTCAAGAACGCCGACGGACTGTTTCTGTTCGGGGTTGACCTGAGCGACCGGAACGCGGTGATCGGGTCGGGGGACTGGCGCGTCATGTGGACAGCGGTGCGGACGGCGCACCGCGGGATCGCGCCTGCGGCGGTCTTGATGATGGACGCCAAGGTGCCGGCGGCAAGGGCGGCGGGCGCCATCAGATTTGGCGGCAGAGGGGACGCGGGGGTCGCGGCGAGGCTCCCcgctccgggctgcggtggcgcgaggctggaggcggaggtggtcGTGGAATTGACCGGGGAGGAGAAGTTGGTGGAGAAG GTTTCACAATTGAAGAGAGGGAGTCATCTGAGAGAAACTTTTCTAGCAAAGGCCTTATCAATACTTTCCGAAAACAACATCCGAATGTTGTGGCCTACACCTTCTGGGGTGAAAATCAGCGCATTACTAACAAAG GGTTTATTGCCGACAAGGTCCATGATTCTTACATTCTGCCAGACGTGTCGTTCAGCGATCATAGTCCAATTGGACTTGTACTGA
- the LOC133922544 gene encoding probable F-box protein At5g04010 isoform X2 yields the protein MREGEATAMPAAPSPPPWVALPLVAPFLDAASLAAASCVSTSWHAAFAADYLWARLCRSHYPAALGLLRQLPDSDGAASDRQCSSSPHRLLFALFRSASSRSRALPSPRLALADVAFAVDIFTAGGKNILSFAVSADEAGDVKNADGLFLFGVDLSDRNAVIGSGDWRVMWTAVRTAHRGIAPAAVLMMDAKVPAARAAGAIRFGGRGDAGVAARLPAPGCGGARLEAEVVVELTGEEKLVEKVSQLKRGSHLRETFLAKALSILSENNIRMLWPTPSGVKISALLTKLKVC from the exons ATGCGCGAGGGCGAGGCAACAGCAATGCCGGCGGCGCCGTCCCCTCCTCCATGGGTGGCGCTCCCCCTCGTCGCGCCCTTCCTCGACGCCGCGTCCCTCGCGGCGGCCTCCTGCGTCTCCACCTCCTGGCACGCCGCCTTCGCAGCAGACTACCTCTGGGCGCGGCTCTGCCGGTCGCACTACCCCGCAGCGCTCGGCCTCCTCCGCCAGCTCCCCGACAGTGACGGCGCCGCCAGCGACCGGCAGTGCTCCTCCTCCCCGCACCGCCTCCTCTTCGCGCTGTTCCGGTCCGCGTCCTCCCGCTCCCGGGCTCTCCCCTCCCCGCGCCTCGCTCTCGCCGACGTCGCGTTCGCCGTCGACATCTTCACGGCCGGTGGGAAGAACATCCTGTCCTTCGCGGTCTCCGCCGACGAGGCCGGCGATGTCAAGAACGCCGACGGACTGTTTCTGTTCGGGGTTGACCTGAGCGACCGGAACGCGGTGATCGGGTCGGGGGACTGGCGCGTCATGTGGACAGCGGTGCGGACGGCGCACCGCGGGATCGCGCCTGCGGCGGTCTTGATGATGGACGCCAAGGTGCCGGCGGCAAGGGCGGCGGGCGCCATCAGATTTGGCGGCAGAGGGGACGCGGGGGTCGCGGCGAGGCTCCCcgctccgggctgcggtggcgcgaggctggaggcggaggtggtcGTGGAATTGACCGGGGAGGAGAAGTTGGTGGAGAAG GTTTCACAATTGAAGAGAGGGAGTCATCTGAGAGAAACTTTTCTAGCAAAGGCCTTATCAATACTTTCCGAAAACAACATCCGAATGTTGTGGCCTACACCTTCTGGGGTGAAAATCAGCGCATTACTAACAAAG CTTAAAGTTTGTTAA
- the LOC133922544 gene encoding probable F-box protein At5g04010 isoform X3 gives MREGEATAMPAAPSPPPWVALPLVAPFLDAASLAAASCVSTSWHAAFAADYLWARLCRSHYPAALGLLRQLPDSDGAASDRQCSSSPHRLLFALFRSASSRSRALPSPRLALADVAFAVDIFTAGGKNILSFAVSADEAGDVKNADGLFLFGVDLSDRNAVIGSGDWRVMWTAVRTAHRGIAPAAVLMMDAKVPAARAAGAIRFGGRGDAGVAARLPAPGCGGARLEAEVVVELTGEEKLVEKVRLGVMCECRYLSVDEGLRYLQHFLW, from the coding sequence ATGCGCGAGGGCGAGGCAACAGCAATGCCGGCGGCGCCGTCCCCTCCTCCATGGGTGGCGCTCCCCCTCGTCGCGCCCTTCCTCGACGCCGCGTCCCTCGCGGCGGCCTCCTGCGTCTCCACCTCCTGGCACGCCGCCTTCGCAGCAGACTACCTCTGGGCGCGGCTCTGCCGGTCGCACTACCCCGCAGCGCTCGGCCTCCTCCGCCAGCTCCCCGACAGTGACGGCGCCGCCAGCGACCGGCAGTGCTCCTCCTCCCCGCACCGCCTCCTCTTCGCGCTGTTCCGGTCCGCGTCCTCCCGCTCCCGGGCTCTCCCCTCCCCGCGCCTCGCTCTCGCCGACGTCGCGTTCGCCGTCGACATCTTCACGGCCGGTGGGAAGAACATCCTGTCCTTCGCGGTCTCCGCCGACGAGGCCGGCGATGTCAAGAACGCCGACGGACTGTTTCTGTTCGGGGTTGACCTGAGCGACCGGAACGCGGTGATCGGGTCGGGGGACTGGCGCGTCATGTGGACAGCGGTGCGGACGGCGCACCGCGGGATCGCGCCTGCGGCGGTCTTGATGATGGACGCCAAGGTGCCGGCGGCAAGGGCGGCGGGCGCCATCAGATTTGGCGGCAGAGGGGACGCGGGGGTCGCGGCGAGGCTCCCcgctccgggctgcggtggcgcgaggctggaggcggaggtggtcGTGGAATTGACCGGGGAGGAGAAGTTGGTGGAGAAGGTGAGGCTCGGGGTGATGTGCGAATGTAGGTACCTGAGCGTCGACGAGGGGCTTAGATACCTGCAGCATTTCCTCTGGTGA
- the LOC133922567 gene encoding uncharacterized protein LOC133922567, translated as MAERRPIYRKLGKPRRPPRSDDGGHFSVPLWEKKFCTDACAIPWGKLCETKRLMSLYKNVADWDDSAALKAFEDAKARFCCLYHGQPCDIPLPDPNMYIDMVNPDERLDPELVADLERSRRPVPNVVPDGWDSFIFTDKPVPVTGWGDMETSNTPVQQLSVNWDNHLERPIEANCKQISVNLDCYVKQPAETIVQQSSGNWDMYMEQQGHTSSWREETNPCITNWNMKDDSPDAWKHDKGWGSAATQTDSRDNHRDSYDVPDSQGMSYGHWRRRNNDPGRRNSRNRDRGGPISAKPMKSKYHADEHRGANNDWRYCRVRNNMHYSYEHAGYAKQSLAM; from the exons ATGGCTGAGAGGCGGCCGATCTACAGGAAGCTTGGCAAGccccggcggccgccgcgctctGACG ACGGTGGACATTTCTCAGTTCCTTTATGGGAGAAGAAATTTTGCACTGATGCCTGTGCTATCCCCTGGGGTAAATTGTGTGAGACCAAGAGATTGATGTCACTGTACAAAAATGTAGCTGACTGGGATGATTCAGCTGCATTAAAAGCTTTTGAGGATGCCAAGGCCCGCTTCTGTTGTTTATATCATGGCCAACCTTGTGATATCCCTTTGCCTGATCCAAACATGTATATTGACATGGTCAACCCAGATGAACGTCTTGATCCTGAATTGGTGGCTGATCTTGAGAGGTCACGCCGACCTGTTCCCAATGTTGTTCCCGATGGCTGGGACTCCTTTATTTTCACAGACAAGCCAGTTCCTGTTACAGGATGGGGTGACATGGAGACAAGCAATACTCCTGTCCAGCAGCTCTCTGTAAACTGGGACAATCATTTGGAACGGCCCATTGAAGCAAATTGCAAGCAAATTTCAGTAAATTTGGATTGTTATGTCAAGCAACCTGCTGAAACAATTGTTCAGCAAAGCTCAGGCAATTGGGACATGTACATGGAACAGCAAGGTCACACCAGCAGCTGGAGGGAGGAGACCAATCCCTGCATCACCAATTGGAACATGAAGGATGACTCCCCGGATGCATGGAAACATGATAAAGGTTGGGGTTCTGCAGCTACTCAGACCGATTCAAGGGATAACCATAGAGATAGCTATGATGTGCCTGACAGCCAGGGCATGTCATATGGACACTGGAGAAGGCGAAACAATGATCCAGGCAGAAGGAACAGCAGGAATAGAGATAGGGGAGGCCCCATTAGCGCAAAACCCATGAAATCAAAGTATCACGCAGATGAGCACAGAGGCGCAAATAATGACTGGAGGTATTGCCGAGTTAGAAATAACATGCATTACTCTTATGAGCATGCTGGTTATGCCAAGCAGTCGCTAGCTATGTGA
- the LOC133890077 gene encoding putative glucan endo-1,3-beta-glucosidase GVI, whose amino-acid sequence MAALWIAACSLLLWSSFSGVEGIGVNYGMIANNLPSPDKVIALYKAKNITDVRLFHPDTTVLTALRGSGLGVVLGTLNEDLARLASDASFAATWVQSYVQPFAGDVRFRYITAGNEVIPGDDAERVLPAMRNLESALLAAGLSVPVTTAVATAVLGSSYPPSQGAFSEAALPSVGSIVSFLASRSTPLLVNMYPYFAYSADPSSVRLDYALLSSSGDTPAVTDGGLVYTNMFDAILDAVHAAVERAGAQGLELVVSETGWPSGGGGAGASVENAAAYNNNLVRHVGRGTPRRPGKAVETYIFAMFNENQKPQGVEQHFGLFEPDMSEVYHVDFSAGSSS is encoded by the exons ATGGCTGCTCTGTGGATTGCCGCCTGCAGCTTGTTGCTCTGGTCGTCGTTCTCAG GAGTTGAAGGCATTGGCGTGAACTATGGCATGATCGCCAACAACCTCCCGTCCCCGGACAAGGTCATCGCCCTGTACAAGGCCAAGAACATCACCGACGTCCGGCTGTTCCACCCGGACACCACCGTCCTCACCGCGCTCCGCGGCTCGGGCCTCGGCGTCGTACTCGGCACGCTCAACGAGGACCTCGCCCGCCTAGCCTCCGACGCCTCGTTCGCCGCGACCTGGGTCCAGTCCTACGTGCAGCCATTCGCGGGAGACGTCCGCTTCCGCTACATCACCGCGGGCAACGAGGTCATCCCCGGGGACGACGCCGAGCGCGTCCTCCCGGCGATGCGGAACCTGGAGTCCGCGCTATTGGCCGCGGGGCTCAGTGTGCCGGTCACGACGGCCGTGGCGACGGCCGTGCTTGGGTCCTCGTACCCGCCGTCGCAGGGCGCGTTCTCCGAGGCGGCGCTGCCATCGGTCGGGTCGATCGTGTCCTTCCTGGCGTCCAGGTCCACGCCGCTGCTCGTGAACATGTACCCGTACTTCGCCTACTCCGCCGATCCGTCGTCGGTGCGGCTCGACTACGCGCTCCTGTCGTCATCGGGGGACACGCCGGCCGTGACGGACGGCGGGTTGGTGTACACGAACATGTTCGACGCCATCTTGGACGCGGTGCACGCGGCGGTGGAGAGAGCTGGCGCGCAGGGCCTGGAGCTGGTGGTGTCGGAGACCGGGTGGccgtcgggcggcggcggcgccggcgccagcgtGGAGAACGCGGCGGCGTACAACAACAACCTGGTGCGGCACGTCGGGCGCGGCACCCCGCGGCGGCCCGGGAAGGCCGTGGAGACGTACATCTTCGCCATGTTCAACGAGAACCAGAAGCCGCAGGgcgtcgagcagcacttcgggcTGTTCGAGCCGGACATGAGCGAGGTCTACCACGTCGACTTCTCGGCGGGATCTTCTTCTTAG